The following DNA comes from Deltaproteobacteria bacterium.
CTTGCCGCTGGAGTGCGTCTTCCCCTTGTCGTGGTCGAAAAAGATGCCGGGGGAGCGATGCAACTGGCTCACCACCACCCGTTCAGTGCCGTTGACGATAAAGGTGCCGTTTTCCGTCATCAGAGGAATGGTGCCGAAGTAAATCTCCTGCTCTTTGATGTCCCGGATACTGCGCGCACCTGTGTCTCTGTCCACGTCATAGACCACCAGCCGCACTGTGATCTTCAGGGGGGCCTCGTAAGTCATGCCGCGCTGCAGGCACTCGTCAACATCATACTTGGTCTCACCAATGCTGTAGCGGACGAACTCCAGGGACGCCGTGCCCGCAAAGTCACGGATAGGAAAGACTCCTTTGAATACTCCTTGCAGTCCCTTGTCCACCCTTTGATCAGGGTCCACGTCTTTCTGCAGAAAGCGCTCGTAGGACTGCCGCTGCATTTCGATAAGATTGGGGATATCGACAATGCTCCTTATTTTGCCCAGATTTCTCCGGATATGGTAATTATTGGCCAACGAGGTCGTCATGGTGTCTCCTCTTTGCCAACATGTCAGGTCCATTCACCTGTGGGCCTTTGCCGGGGGCAGTCTAACCCCCGGCAGGCCGCAGTGACTCGACCTTGATGCTTCTCACACGGACCACAGGCCACTGGGTCCGCGGGCAATAAAACTTTCAGCCGGCGCTGCTGATTGCAAAACCTGCAGCGCCCTTTTCTTTCTGGCAATGCTGTTTACTTAACCTCGACTGTGGCGCCAGCTTCCTCCAGCTGTTTGGCCACATCTTCTGCTTCCTCCTTGGGAACGCCTTCTTTGACCTTCCCGGGCAGCTCATCAACGAGAGCTTTGGCCTCCTTCAGACCAAGGCCGGTCACAGCCCGGACCACCTTGATCACCTGGATCTTCTTGTCACCGACAGCAGTGATGACCACATCGAATTCGGTCTTCTCTTCCGCCGGAGCAGCAGCTTCAGCCGCGCCTGCCCCCGCCATGCCGGGCATGGCCATGGGCATGGCCGCCATGGGAGCCGCTGCCGAAACACCGAGC
Coding sequences within:
- the rplL gene encoding 50S ribosomal protein L7/L12 is translated as MTKDDVKEYIKNMPVFELAELIKELEEELGVSAAAPMAAMPMAMPGMAGAGAAEAAAPAEEKTEFDVVITAVGDKKIQVIKVVRAVTGLGLKEAKALVDELPGKVKEGVPKEEAEDVAKQLEEAGATVEVK